A genomic segment from Castor canadensis chromosome 1, mCasCan1.hap1v2, whole genome shotgun sequence encodes:
- the LOC109703078 gene encoding olfactory receptor 4A5-like, translated as MTQSNNVTEFLLMGLTQDRNGQKVLFVMFLLMYILTMVGNLLIVVTVIASPSLDSPMYFFLVSLSLMDALFSTAISPKLIIDLLYDKKTISFPVCMGQLFVEHFFGGVEVFLLVMMAYDRYVAICKPLHYLAIMNQQICILLLLVAWAGALAHSVVQFVFVYTLPFCGPNVIDHFICDMYPLLELACTDTYFIGLTVVANSGAICMVIFILLLISYAIILNSLKTHSKEGRRKALSTCSSHMTVVVLFFVPCIFMYVRPLSNFPVDKFMTVFYTVITPMLNPLIYTLRNSEMKSSMEKIWCEKFKDRIKMSLYKTG; from the coding sequence ATGACACAAAGTAACAATGTCACAGAATTTCTTCTGATGGGCCTCACTCAGGATCGTAATGGGCAAAAAGTGTTATTTGTCATGTTTTTACTCATGTATATTTTGACTATGGTGGGGAACCTGCTCATTGTGGTGACTGTTATTGCCAGCCCTTCCTTGGACTCCCCAATGTACTTCTTCCTTGTCTCTCTGTCACTAATGGATGCTCTTTTCTCCACTGCCATCTCACCCAAGTTGATCATAGACTTGCTCTATGATAAAAAGACCATTTCCTTCCCTGTCTGCATGGGCCAGCTCTTTGTAGAGCATTTCTTTGGTGGTGTTGAGGTCTTTCTTCTGGTGATgatggcctatgatcgctatgtggccATTTGTAAGCCACTGCACTATTTGGCCATCATGAATCAACAGATTTGTATCCTCCTATTGTTAGTGGCCTGGGCTGGAGCTTTAGCACATTCTGTTGTTCAATTTGTCTTTGTGTATACTCTCCCATTTTGTGGTCCCAATGTCATTGACCACTTCATCTGTGACATGTACCCATTGTTAGAGCTTGCATGCACTGACACCTACTTTATAGGTCTCACTGTCGTTGCCAATAGTGGAGCAATCTGTATGGTGATCTTTATCCTTCTCCTAATCTCCTATGCAATCATCCTGAACTCTCTTAAGACTCACAGTAAGGAAGGGAGGCGCAAAGCTCTGTCAACCTGTAGCTCTCACATGACAGTGGTTGTCCTCTTTTTTGTTCCCTGTATTTTCATGTACGTTAGACCCCTTTCTAACTTTCCTGTTGATAAATTCATGACTGTTTTCTATACAGTTATTACTCCCATGTTGAATCCTTTGATATACACCTTGAGAAATTCAGAGATGAAAAGTTCTATGGAAAAAATTTGGTGTGAAAAGTTTAAAGATAGAATAAAAATGTCTCTGTATAAAACAGGATAG